From a single Nymphaea colorata isolate Beijing-Zhang1983 chromosome 4, ASM883128v2, whole genome shotgun sequence genomic region:
- the LOC116252103 gene encoding transcription factor PIF1-like isoform X1 gives MNHRAPIWHIDGNPLPLSPGFIPEAGVLQPDESDVQELLWRDGTVVTQTYSQKTARASALTFSGEGLPFNYTFSKFGPRESRTVEATLSSSDPPPPYIQDDDMPSWLNHPFDDAFYRDLFLPPGDRTPQAPVPASPEPSEAATVRDSHASRARKAPAESPLKPGPKVVNFSIFAKTAGLVGEVGMRRTKLVAGGSEKARLESTTVVDSCDTPPQLVGPRRLNTVAQPESNDLSAASPTETMELSKEAARSESERHEATITSSKLMARKRKSRDSVESENRYDENLVQDGEADESVNAKRSKAKRRNRAAQIHNLSERRRRDRINEKMRTLQELLPRCNKADKASLLDEAIEYLKALQLQVQMMSVACSMPHMMFPAHNQWINPMGIAIGMGMVAGSTRSTLPFSPVVPGAAQLCPALPMTSVHSIQAAPQASKTESVAGSLDSLLSPSQPATLAEYQQYLSQVQMQIPQRCRRTPVLPQEPKEESPRIIVWLEGMELHHLSPNVVALEMQAFIPRELVQ, from the exons ATGAATCACCGCGCACCAATTTGGCATATCGACGGCAACCCACTTCCGCTTTCGCCAGGTTTCATCCCGGAGGCCGGCGTCCTCCAACC GGATGAGAGCGACGTCCAGGAATTGTTATGGCGGGACGGGACAGTGGTCACTCAAACCTACAGCCAGAAGACGGCCCGTGCCTCCGCCCTCACCTTCTCCGGCGAGGGCCTCCCCTTCAACTACACCTTCTCCAAGTTCGGACCCCGGGAGTCCAGGACCGTCGAGGCGACCCTCTCCTCCTCCGACCCACCGCCGCCGTACATCCAGGACGACGACATGCCCTCCTGGTTGAACCACCCGTTCGACGACGCATTCTACCGCGACCTCTTCCTCCCGCCAGGCGACCGGACTCCTCAGGCTCCGGTGCCTGCGTCGCCGGAGCCCAGCGAAGCGGCAACCGTGCGGGACTCCCACGCTTCGAGGGCCCGGAAGGCGCCGGCCGAATCGCCTTTGAAGCCCGGACCGAAGGTGGTCAACTTCTCGATCTTCGCGAAGACGGCCGGCTTGGTCGGTGAGGTTGGAATGAGACGAACGAAGCTCGTCGCTGGCGGGTCGGAGAAGGCCCGGCTCGAGTCGACCACTGTGGTAGATTCCTGCGACACGCCGCCGCAGCTCGTCGGTCCCCGCCGCCTCAACACTGTAGCACAACCCGAGTCGAACGATCTCTCCGCTGCGTCACCGACCGAGACGATGGAGCTCAGCAAGGAGGCCGCAAGGAGCGAGTCCGAGCGGCACGAAGCGACAATCACGTCGTCCAAGCTAATGGCCCGGAAACGGAAGTCGCGTGACTCGGTAGAATCGGAAAACCGCTACGACGAG AACCTTGTGCAGGATGGTGAGGCTGATGAATCCGTGAACGCTAAGAGATCGAAAGCGAAGCGGAGGAATCGAGCAGCGCAGATCCATAACCTCTCTGAAAGG AGGAGAAGGGACAGAATCAATGAGAAGATGAGGACACTTCAAGAGTTGCTGCCTCGATGCAACAAG GCAGATAAAGCATCATTGCTGGATGAGGCTATAGAGTACCTAAAGGCTCTGCAACTCCAAGTGCAG ATGATGTCAGTGGCATGCAGCATGCCACACATGATGTTCCCTGCCCACAACCAGTGGATCAATCCCATGGGCATAGCTATTGGGATGGGGATGGTCGCCGGTTCGACGCGCTCAACGTTGCCGTTTTCGCCGGTCGTTCCGGGTGCAGCCCAGCTCTGCCCAGCTCTCCCAATGACAAGCGTTCACAGCATCCAGGCGGCTCCCCAAGCCTCCAAGACAGAGTCAGTCGCCGGAAGCTTAGACTCACTCTTGAGCCCATCTCAGCCTGCAACTCTTGCAGAATACCAACAATACTTGAGCCAAGTCCAAATGCAAATACCACAAAGG TGCAGAAGAACACCTGTTCTTCCTCAAGAACCAAAGGAGGAGAGCCCCCGCATCATTGTTTGGTTAGAGGGCATGGAGCTTCATCATTTATCTCCGAATGTTGTTGCTCTTGAAATGCAAGCATTTATTCCCAGGGAGTTGGTGCAATGA
- the LOC116252103 gene encoding transcription factor PIF1-like isoform X3 codes for MNHRAPIWHIDGNPLPLSPGFIPEAGVLQPDESDVQELLWRDGTVVTQTYSQKTARASALTFSGEGLPFNYTFSKFGPRESRTVEATLSSSDPPPPYIQDDDMPSWLNHPFDDAFYRDLFLPPGDRTPQAPVPASPEPSEAATVRDSHASRARKAPAESPLKPGPKVVNFSIFAKTAGLVGEVGMRRTKLVAGGSEKARLESTTVVDSCDTPPQLVGPRRLNTVAQPESNDLSAASPTETMELSKEAARSESERHEATITSSKLMARKRKSRDSVESENRYDENLVQDGEADESVNAKRSKAKRRNRAAQIHNLSERRRRDRINEKMRTLQELLPRCNKADKASLLDEAIEYLKALQLQVQMMSVACSMPHMMFPAHNQWINPMGIAIGMGMVAGSTRSTLPFSPVVPGAAQLCPALPMTSVHSIQAAPQASKTESVAGSLDSLLSPSQPATLAEYQQYLSQVQMQIPQRKNTCSSSRTKGGEPPHHCLVRGHGASSFISECCCS; via the exons ATGAATCACCGCGCACCAATTTGGCATATCGACGGCAACCCACTTCCGCTTTCGCCAGGTTTCATCCCGGAGGCCGGCGTCCTCCAACC GGATGAGAGCGACGTCCAGGAATTGTTATGGCGGGACGGGACAGTGGTCACTCAAACCTACAGCCAGAAGACGGCCCGTGCCTCCGCCCTCACCTTCTCCGGCGAGGGCCTCCCCTTCAACTACACCTTCTCCAAGTTCGGACCCCGGGAGTCCAGGACCGTCGAGGCGACCCTCTCCTCCTCCGACCCACCGCCGCCGTACATCCAGGACGACGACATGCCCTCCTGGTTGAACCACCCGTTCGACGACGCATTCTACCGCGACCTCTTCCTCCCGCCAGGCGACCGGACTCCTCAGGCTCCGGTGCCTGCGTCGCCGGAGCCCAGCGAAGCGGCAACCGTGCGGGACTCCCACGCTTCGAGGGCCCGGAAGGCGCCGGCCGAATCGCCTTTGAAGCCCGGACCGAAGGTGGTCAACTTCTCGATCTTCGCGAAGACGGCCGGCTTGGTCGGTGAGGTTGGAATGAGACGAACGAAGCTCGTCGCTGGCGGGTCGGAGAAGGCCCGGCTCGAGTCGACCACTGTGGTAGATTCCTGCGACACGCCGCCGCAGCTCGTCGGTCCCCGCCGCCTCAACACTGTAGCACAACCCGAGTCGAACGATCTCTCCGCTGCGTCACCGACCGAGACGATGGAGCTCAGCAAGGAGGCCGCAAGGAGCGAGTCCGAGCGGCACGAAGCGACAATCACGTCGTCCAAGCTAATGGCCCGGAAACGGAAGTCGCGTGACTCGGTAGAATCGGAAAACCGCTACGACGAG AACCTTGTGCAGGATGGTGAGGCTGATGAATCCGTGAACGCTAAGAGATCGAAAGCGAAGCGGAGGAATCGAGCAGCGCAGATCCATAACCTCTCTGAAAGG AGGAGAAGGGACAGAATCAATGAGAAGATGAGGACACTTCAAGAGTTGCTGCCTCGATGCAACAAG GCAGATAAAGCATCATTGCTGGATGAGGCTATAGAGTACCTAAAGGCTCTGCAACTCCAAGTGCAG ATGATGTCAGTGGCATGCAGCATGCCACACATGATGTTCCCTGCCCACAACCAGTGGATCAATCCCATGGGCATAGCTATTGGGATGGGGATGGTCGCCGGTTCGACGCGCTCAACGTTGCCGTTTTCGCCGGTCGTTCCGGGTGCAGCCCAGCTCTGCCCAGCTCTCCCAATGACAAGCGTTCACAGCATCCAGGCGGCTCCCCAAGCCTCCAAGACAGAGTCAGTCGCCGGAAGCTTAGACTCACTCTTGAGCCCATCTCAGCCTGCAACTCTTGCAGAATACCAACAATACTTGAGCCAAGTCCAAATGCAAATACCACAAAGG AAGAACACCTGTTCTTCCTCAAGAACCAAAGGAGGAGAGCCCCCGCATCATTGTTTGGTTAGAGGGCATGGAGCTTCATCATTTATCTCCGAATGTTGTTGCTCTTGA
- the LOC116252103 gene encoding transcription factor PIF1-like isoform X2 — protein sequence MNHRAPIWHIDGNPLPLSPGFIPEAGVLQPDESDVQELLWRDGTVVTQTYSQKTARASALTFSGEGLPFNYTFSKFGPRESRTVEATLSSSDPPPPYIQDDDMPSWLNHPFDDAFYRDLFLPPGDRTPQAPVPASPEPSEAATVRDSHASRARKAPAESPLKPGPKVVNFSIFAKTAGLVGEVGMRRTKLVAGGSEKARLESTTVVDSCDTPPQLVGPRRLNTVAQPESNDLSAASPTETMELSKEAARSESERHEATITSSKLMARKRKSRDSVESENRYDEDGEADESVNAKRSKAKRRNRAAQIHNLSERRRRDRINEKMRTLQELLPRCNKADKASLLDEAIEYLKALQLQVQMMSVACSMPHMMFPAHNQWINPMGIAIGMGMVAGSTRSTLPFSPVVPGAAQLCPALPMTSVHSIQAAPQASKTESVAGSLDSLLSPSQPATLAEYQQYLSQVQMQIPQRCRRTPVLPQEPKEESPRIIVWLEGMELHHLSPNVVALEMQAFIPRELVQ from the exons ATGAATCACCGCGCACCAATTTGGCATATCGACGGCAACCCACTTCCGCTTTCGCCAGGTTTCATCCCGGAGGCCGGCGTCCTCCAACC GGATGAGAGCGACGTCCAGGAATTGTTATGGCGGGACGGGACAGTGGTCACTCAAACCTACAGCCAGAAGACGGCCCGTGCCTCCGCCCTCACCTTCTCCGGCGAGGGCCTCCCCTTCAACTACACCTTCTCCAAGTTCGGACCCCGGGAGTCCAGGACCGTCGAGGCGACCCTCTCCTCCTCCGACCCACCGCCGCCGTACATCCAGGACGACGACATGCCCTCCTGGTTGAACCACCCGTTCGACGACGCATTCTACCGCGACCTCTTCCTCCCGCCAGGCGACCGGACTCCTCAGGCTCCGGTGCCTGCGTCGCCGGAGCCCAGCGAAGCGGCAACCGTGCGGGACTCCCACGCTTCGAGGGCCCGGAAGGCGCCGGCCGAATCGCCTTTGAAGCCCGGACCGAAGGTGGTCAACTTCTCGATCTTCGCGAAGACGGCCGGCTTGGTCGGTGAGGTTGGAATGAGACGAACGAAGCTCGTCGCTGGCGGGTCGGAGAAGGCCCGGCTCGAGTCGACCACTGTGGTAGATTCCTGCGACACGCCGCCGCAGCTCGTCGGTCCCCGCCGCCTCAACACTGTAGCACAACCCGAGTCGAACGATCTCTCCGCTGCGTCACCGACCGAGACGATGGAGCTCAGCAAGGAGGCCGCAAGGAGCGAGTCCGAGCGGCACGAAGCGACAATCACGTCGTCCAAGCTAATGGCCCGGAAACGGAAGTCGCGTGACTCGGTAGAATCGGAAAACCGCTACGACGAG GATGGTGAGGCTGATGAATCCGTGAACGCTAAGAGATCGAAAGCGAAGCGGAGGAATCGAGCAGCGCAGATCCATAACCTCTCTGAAAGG AGGAGAAGGGACAGAATCAATGAGAAGATGAGGACACTTCAAGAGTTGCTGCCTCGATGCAACAAG GCAGATAAAGCATCATTGCTGGATGAGGCTATAGAGTACCTAAAGGCTCTGCAACTCCAAGTGCAG ATGATGTCAGTGGCATGCAGCATGCCACACATGATGTTCCCTGCCCACAACCAGTGGATCAATCCCATGGGCATAGCTATTGGGATGGGGATGGTCGCCGGTTCGACGCGCTCAACGTTGCCGTTTTCGCCGGTCGTTCCGGGTGCAGCCCAGCTCTGCCCAGCTCTCCCAATGACAAGCGTTCACAGCATCCAGGCGGCTCCCCAAGCCTCCAAGACAGAGTCAGTCGCCGGAAGCTTAGACTCACTCTTGAGCCCATCTCAGCCTGCAACTCTTGCAGAATACCAACAATACTTGAGCCAAGTCCAAATGCAAATACCACAAAGG TGCAGAAGAACACCTGTTCTTCCTCAAGAACCAAAGGAGGAGAGCCCCCGCATCATTGTTTGGTTAGAGGGCATGGAGCTTCATCATTTATCTCCGAATGTTGTTGCTCTTGAAATGCAAGCATTTATTCCCAGGGAGTTGGTGCAATGA
- the LOC116252103 gene encoding transcription factor PIF1-like isoform X4, protein MNHRAPIWHIDGNPLPLSPGFIPEAGVLQPDESDVQELLWRDGTVVTQTYSQKTARASALTFSGEGLPFNYTFSKFGPRESRTVEATLSSSDPPPPYIQDDDMPSWLNHPFDDAFYRDLFLPPGDRTPQAPVPASPEPSEAATVRDSHASRARKAPAESPLKPGPKVVNFSIFAKTAGLVGEVGMRRTKLVAGGSEKARLESTTVVDSCDTPPQLVGPRRLNTVAQPESNDLSAASPTETMELSKEAARSESERHEATITSSKLMARKRKSRDSVESENRYDENLVQDGEADESVNAKRSKAKRRNRAAQIHNLSERRRRDRINEKMRTLQELLPRCNKADKASLLDEAIEYLKALQLQVQMMSVACSMPHMMFPAHNQWINPMGIAIGMGMVAGSTRSTLPFSPVVPGAAQLCPALPMTSVHSIQAAPQASKTESVAGSLDSLLSPSQPATLAEYQQYLSQVQMQIPQRIALQSDPSGNKSEGTLPSSQ, encoded by the exons ATGAATCACCGCGCACCAATTTGGCATATCGACGGCAACCCACTTCCGCTTTCGCCAGGTTTCATCCCGGAGGCCGGCGTCCTCCAACC GGATGAGAGCGACGTCCAGGAATTGTTATGGCGGGACGGGACAGTGGTCACTCAAACCTACAGCCAGAAGACGGCCCGTGCCTCCGCCCTCACCTTCTCCGGCGAGGGCCTCCCCTTCAACTACACCTTCTCCAAGTTCGGACCCCGGGAGTCCAGGACCGTCGAGGCGACCCTCTCCTCCTCCGACCCACCGCCGCCGTACATCCAGGACGACGACATGCCCTCCTGGTTGAACCACCCGTTCGACGACGCATTCTACCGCGACCTCTTCCTCCCGCCAGGCGACCGGACTCCTCAGGCTCCGGTGCCTGCGTCGCCGGAGCCCAGCGAAGCGGCAACCGTGCGGGACTCCCACGCTTCGAGGGCCCGGAAGGCGCCGGCCGAATCGCCTTTGAAGCCCGGACCGAAGGTGGTCAACTTCTCGATCTTCGCGAAGACGGCCGGCTTGGTCGGTGAGGTTGGAATGAGACGAACGAAGCTCGTCGCTGGCGGGTCGGAGAAGGCCCGGCTCGAGTCGACCACTGTGGTAGATTCCTGCGACACGCCGCCGCAGCTCGTCGGTCCCCGCCGCCTCAACACTGTAGCACAACCCGAGTCGAACGATCTCTCCGCTGCGTCACCGACCGAGACGATGGAGCTCAGCAAGGAGGCCGCAAGGAGCGAGTCCGAGCGGCACGAAGCGACAATCACGTCGTCCAAGCTAATGGCCCGGAAACGGAAGTCGCGTGACTCGGTAGAATCGGAAAACCGCTACGACGAG AACCTTGTGCAGGATGGTGAGGCTGATGAATCCGTGAACGCTAAGAGATCGAAAGCGAAGCGGAGGAATCGAGCAGCGCAGATCCATAACCTCTCTGAAAGG AGGAGAAGGGACAGAATCAATGAGAAGATGAGGACACTTCAAGAGTTGCTGCCTCGATGCAACAAG GCAGATAAAGCATCATTGCTGGATGAGGCTATAGAGTACCTAAAGGCTCTGCAACTCCAAGTGCAG ATGATGTCAGTGGCATGCAGCATGCCACACATGATGTTCCCTGCCCACAACCAGTGGATCAATCCCATGGGCATAGCTATTGGGATGGGGATGGTCGCCGGTTCGACGCGCTCAACGTTGCCGTTTTCGCCGGTCGTTCCGGGTGCAGCCCAGCTCTGCCCAGCTCTCCCAATGACAAGCGTTCACAGCATCCAGGCGGCTCCCCAAGCCTCCAAGACAGAGTCAGTCGCCGGAAGCTTAGACTCACTCTTGAGCCCATCTCAGCCTGCAACTCTTGCAGAATACCAACAATACTTGAGCCAAGTCCAAATGCAAATACCACAAAGG ATTGCGCTACAATCAGATCCAAGCGGGAACAAAAGTGAAGGAACTCTCCCGAGCAGTCAATGA
- the LOC116253420 gene encoding dirigent protein 16-like — translation MFLLKTQSLALLLLLLAVAHQYSRTHAAADPTAGGVPEAPLEFYMHDILGGSGPTARPVTGLLGSIYNGQVPFARPLGFRVPQGGVAIPNPNGAIPTFNAHGVPLGTGLSGTNYVRSSSDGRNTDVQTQVGTDGLSLGFGTITVIDDQLTMGPDMGSQPIGKAQGVYVASSGDGSSQMMAFTALLEGGEFGDSLNMFGVYRLGVPMSRLSVTGGTGKFKHATGFADVQPLIPTGQHVTDGAETLLRITVHLVY, via the coding sequence ATGTTCCTCCTCAAGACACAATCCTTGGCCCTCTTGTTGCTGCTGCTAGCAGTTGCACATCAATACTCTAGGACCCATGCGGCCGCCGACCCTACCGCCGGAGGCGTCCCGGAGGCGCCGCTGGAGTTCTACATGCACGACATCTTGGGGGGCAGCGGCCCAACCGCCAGACCGGTCACCGGCTTGCTGGGCAGCATCTACAACGGTCAAGTGCCCTTTGCCAGGCCGCTGGGCTTCAGGGTCCCACAAGGTGGTGTGGCCATCCCCAACCCTAACGGTGCCATCCCCACCTTCAATGCCCATGGTGTCCCGTTGGGAACCGGACTGTCCGGCACCAATTACGTGCGTTCTTCTTCGGATGGAAGGAACACCGATGTGCAAACGCAAGTAGGCACGGATGGGCTCAGCTTGGGGTTCGGAACGATCACGGTCATTGACGACCAGCTGACCATGGGACCGGACATGGGCTCGCAGCCAATCGGAAAGGCTCAGGGGGTGTACGTGGCGAGCTCCGGGGACGGATCTTCACAGATGATGGCGTTCACGGCCTTGTTGGAAGGGGGTGAGTTCGGGGACAGTTTGAACATGTTCGGCGTGTACCGCCTAGGCGTCCCCATGTCCCGGCTGTCCGTGACGGGAGGGACAGGCAAGTTCAAGCACGCCACTGGGTTCGCCGATGTCCAGCCACTCATCCCAACGGGTCAGCATGTGACTGATGGCGCCGAGACGCTGCTGAGGATCACCGTCCATCTTGTCTACTGA